The proteins below are encoded in one region of Gopherus flavomarginatus isolate rGopFla2 chromosome 12, rGopFla2.mat.asm, whole genome shotgun sequence:
- the LOC127032262 gene encoding testis-expressed protein 47-like isoform X1, with the protein MGARGGMAGREKTGQMKPKASPQEKGRTNLLQHMLSRRAPTAKEDTKLLLHRLVFLAKISPELADKQDLAGYWHRLFLSLQRYYQGEGVTGLLLLYPTYVVHTLEASSEVLYSILRDLRDMQPQQHRALILEPKILVLSHNIPSRLFQHWSYKVLAVPSRHLGYDTSREEPVETITGECLAMLLKLGMYLLKYPKSPPNLPDVVLEEVPNLIIPQDTICHLLECRDLLSPAQFLQAYDSPLNVVMDSECVWPVPGKVKLDAVSS; encoded by the exons ATGGGCGCGAGGGGGGGCATGGCTGGTCGGGAGAAAACGGGGCAGATGAAACCGAAGGCGTCACCACAGGAGAAGGGCCGGACAAATCTCCTTCAGCACATGCTCAGCAGGCGGGCCCCCACTGCCAAGGAGGATACA AAATTGCTTCTGCACAGGCTGGTATTTCTGGCTAAGATCTCCCCGGAGCTGGCCGACAAACAGGATTTAGCAG GGTACTGGCACCgtctcttcctgagtctgcagcgCTACTACCAGGGCGAGGGGGTCACGGGCCTCCTGCTGCTCTACCCCACCTATGTGGTGCACACCCTGGAG GCCTCCAGCGAGGTGCTTTACTCCATCCTGAGGGACCTGCGAGACATGCAgccccagcagcacag GGCCCTCATTCTGGAGCCCAAGATCCTGGTGCTGTCCCACAACATTCCCTCCCGGCTATTCCAGCACTGGAGCTACAAGGTGCTGGCTGTGCCCAGCAGGCACCTGGGCTACGACACCTCACGCGAGGAACCAGTTGAGACCATCACTGGCGAGTGCCTGGCGATGCTTCTGAAACTGGGGATGTACCTGCTGAAATACCCCAAG agccccccaaacctccctGATGTCGTTCTGGAGGAGGTCCCCAACTTAATTATTCCCCAGGACACCATCTGCCACCTCCTGGAGTGCCGGGATCTCCTGAGCCCTGCACAGTTCCTGCAGGCCTACGATTCCCCCTTGAACGTCGTCATGGACTCAG
- the LOC127032262 gene encoding testis-expressed protein 47-like isoform X4: MGARGGMAGREKTGQMKPKASPQEKGRTNLLQHMLSRRAPTAKEDTKLLLHRLVFLAKISPELADKQDLAGLQRGALLHPEGPARHAAPAAQHWSYKVLAVPSRHLGYDTSREEPVETITGECLAMLLKLGMYLLKYPKSPPNLPDVVLEEVPNLIIPQDTICHLLECRDLLSPAQFLQAYDSPLNVVMDSECVWPVPGKVKLDAVSS, from the exons ATGGGCGCGAGGGGGGGCATGGCTGGTCGGGAGAAAACGGGGCAGATGAAACCGAAGGCGTCACCACAGGAGAAGGGCCGGACAAATCTCCTTCAGCACATGCTCAGCAGGCGGGCCCCCACTGCCAAGGAGGATACA AAATTGCTTCTGCACAGGCTGGTATTTCTGGCTAAGATCTCCCCGGAGCTGGCCGACAAACAGGATTTAGCAG GCCTCCAGCGAGGTGCTTTACTCCATCCTGAGGGACCTGCGAGACATGCAgccccagcagcacag CACTGGAGCTACAAGGTGCTGGCTGTGCCCAGCAGGCACCTGGGCTACGACACCTCACGCGAGGAACCAGTTGAGACCATCACTGGCGAGTGCCTGGCGATGCTTCTGAAACTGGGGATGTACCTGCTGAAATACCCCAAG agccccccaaacctccctGATGTCGTTCTGGAGGAGGTCCCCAACTTAATTATTCCCCAGGACACCATCTGCCACCTCCTGGAGTGCCGGGATCTCCTGAGCCCTGCACAGTTCCTGCAGGCCTACGATTCCCCCTTGAACGTCGTCATGGACTCAG
- the LOC127032262 gene encoding testis-expressed protein 47-like isoform X2, with protein sequence MGARGGMAGREKTGQMKPKASPQEKGRTNLLQHMLSRRAPTAKEDTKLLLHRLVFLAKISPELADKQDLAGYWHRLFLSLQRYYQGEGVTGLLLLYPTYVVHTLEASSEVLYSILRDLRDMQPQQHRALILEPKILVLSHNIPSRLFQHWSYKVLAVPSRHLGYDTSREEPVETITGECLAMLLKLGMYLLKYPKSPPNLPDVVLEEVPNLIIPQDTICHLLECRDLLSPAQFLQAYDSPLNVVMDSGHVFGSDNPYAV encoded by the exons ATGGGCGCGAGGGGGGGCATGGCTGGTCGGGAGAAAACGGGGCAGATGAAACCGAAGGCGTCACCACAGGAGAAGGGCCGGACAAATCTCCTTCAGCACATGCTCAGCAGGCGGGCCCCCACTGCCAAGGAGGATACA AAATTGCTTCTGCACAGGCTGGTATTTCTGGCTAAGATCTCCCCGGAGCTGGCCGACAAACAGGATTTAGCAG GGTACTGGCACCgtctcttcctgagtctgcagcgCTACTACCAGGGCGAGGGGGTCACGGGCCTCCTGCTGCTCTACCCCACCTATGTGGTGCACACCCTGGAG GCCTCCAGCGAGGTGCTTTACTCCATCCTGAGGGACCTGCGAGACATGCAgccccagcagcacag GGCCCTCATTCTGGAGCCCAAGATCCTGGTGCTGTCCCACAACATTCCCTCCCGGCTATTCCAGCACTGGAGCTACAAGGTGCTGGCTGTGCCCAGCAGGCACCTGGGCTACGACACCTCACGCGAGGAACCAGTTGAGACCATCACTGGCGAGTGCCTGGCGATGCTTCTGAAACTGGGGATGTACCTGCTGAAATACCCCAAG agccccccaaacctccctGATGTCGTTCTGGAGGAGGTCCCCAACTTAATTATTCCCCAGGACACCATCTGCCACCTCCTGGAGTGCCGGGATCTCCTGAGCCCTGCACAGTTCCTGCAGGCCTACGATTCCCCCTTGAACGTCGTCATGGACTCAG
- the LOC127032262 gene encoding testis-expressed protein 47-like isoform X3 — MASRTKRALSIQYELEEFAFKARFSVYGLAREQQKAIRKKLLLHRLVFLAKISPELADKQDLAGYWHRLFLSLQRYYQGEGVTGLLLLYPTYVVHTLEASSEVLYSILRDLRDMQPQQHRALILEPKILVLSHNIPSRLFQHWSYKVLAVPSRHLGYDTSREEPVETITGECLAMLLKLGMYLLKYPKSPPNLPDVVLEEVPNLIIPQDTICHLLECRDLLSPAQFLQAYDSPLNVVMDSECVWPVPGKVKLDAVSS, encoded by the exons ATGGCATCCAGGACAAAGCGAGCCCTGAGCATTCAGTACGAGCTGGAGGAGTTTGCTTTCAAGGCCAGGTTCTCAGTGTATGGGCTGGCGAGGGAGCAGCAGAAGGCCATCCGAAAG AAATTGCTTCTGCACAGGCTGGTATTTCTGGCTAAGATCTCCCCGGAGCTGGCCGACAAACAGGATTTAGCAG GGTACTGGCACCgtctcttcctgagtctgcagcgCTACTACCAGGGCGAGGGGGTCACGGGCCTCCTGCTGCTCTACCCCACCTATGTGGTGCACACCCTGGAG GCCTCCAGCGAGGTGCTTTACTCCATCCTGAGGGACCTGCGAGACATGCAgccccagcagcacag GGCCCTCATTCTGGAGCCCAAGATCCTGGTGCTGTCCCACAACATTCCCTCCCGGCTATTCCAGCACTGGAGCTACAAGGTGCTGGCTGTGCCCAGCAGGCACCTGGGCTACGACACCTCACGCGAGGAACCAGTTGAGACCATCACTGGCGAGTGCCTGGCGATGCTTCTGAAACTGGGGATGTACCTGCTGAAATACCCCAAG agccccccaaacctccctGATGTCGTTCTGGAGGAGGTCCCCAACTTAATTATTCCCCAGGACACCATCTGCCACCTCCTGGAGTGCCGGGATCTCCTGAGCCCTGCACAGTTCCTGCAGGCCTACGATTCCCCCTTGAACGTCGTCATGGACTCAG